Proteins from one Nicotiana tabacum cultivar K326 chromosome 23, ASM71507v2, whole genome shotgun sequence genomic window:
- the LOC107826307 gene encoding ubiquitin carboxyl-terminal hydrolase 21 has translation METHCSEILETDTELVNSVNPHETLDRSSPNSPENSANSNKFEGLQMEEEELDSSPVRRYTPYSSYTSHWSQPWGPITNSKPLGSQSTSTAEPDDDEPSDSGWPDGPNKAETTKLVSVGSLWNCHGDEDAKSFMLGAGLANLGNTCFLNSVLQSFIHTVPLIQGLKLNDHATPCDSYLKGFCVICALKELIDALLVSETGVVSPWKFVNNLSYFSSTFHRFQQEDAHEFLQCFLDKLEQCCDVSRPKDSPTLETENFVKQAFGGRLVSKLRCCNCGHCSDTYETLIDLSLEIEDVDSLATALESFTKVEKIEDSETKFTCEKCKEQVSIEKQLVLDKAPSVAALHLKRFKTDGSLVEKIDKYVSFPLELDLHAYADNNQSDNEEMKYDLYAVIRHVGFSYSSGHYYSFIRSAPNEWYKFDDSKVIQVGEDFILSQEAYVLFYAKRGTPWFSDFIEVQKPFIDPSILNTSPKSVLDNTNAVCVTSPRLPNPRALCVKGSHDAASESSPNSLNKVQDSDGKENVQTRSAPGPHGASNILHPKSPEVDKVSFPSILKEDCSTLDPGAPSRPIFITPKTPSRSPSPEIYREDPPENDYHIPRPHLRTADRVSCKKQLQKELEQNMERKQACTLIKKSMRGSRAQQLLAAMAGSQSESSVNKKRRRVDVSPSRDDSSSTSRRRSSLGSVFRTVMTGSLR, from the exons ATGGAAACTCATTGCTCAGAAATCCTAGAAACTGACACTGAACTGGTTAATTCAGTAAATCCTCACGAAACCCTAGATCGGTCTTCCCCAAATTCTCCTGAAAACTCAGCTAATTCGAACAAATTTGAAGGATTACAAATGGAGGAAGAAGAATTGGATTCATCACCTGTTCGGAGGTACACTCCATATTCCTCGTACACCAGCCATTGGTCTCAGCCTTGGGGTCCAATCACCAATTCCAAGCCTTTGGGCTCACAATCGACTTCTACTGCTGAGCCCGACGACGACGAGCCATCGGATTCTGGTTGGCCCGACGGGCCTAATAAAGCTGAAACTACGAAATTGGTATCAGTTGGGTCTCTGTGGAATTGTCATGGAGATGAGGATGCTAAGTCGTTTATGCTG GGTGCAGGGCTTGCTAATTTAGGCAACACGTGCTTTCTAAACTCTGTATTGCAATCATTCATACACACAGTGCCTCTGATTCAGGGCCTTAAGTTGAACGATCATGCCACACCCTGTGATA GTTACCTGAAAGGTTTCTGTGTAATTTGTGCGTTGAAAGAGCTTATTGATGCTTTACTGGTTTCTGAGACTGGTGTTGTCTCTCCCTGGAAATTTGTTAACAATTTAAGCT atttttcttccACTTTCCATCGGTTCCAACAAGAAGATGCTCACGAATTTCTACAATGTTTTCTGGATAAACTTGAACAATGTTGTGATGTTTCGAGACCAAAAGACAGCCCAACTTTGGAGACTGAGAACTTTGTGAAGCAGGCTTTCGGAGGTCGTTTAGTTAGCAAA CTGCGATGTTGTAATTGTGGCCATTGTTCTGACACTTACGAGACTCTAATTGATCTGAGTTTGGAGATTGAGGATGTTGACAGCCTAGCCACAGCTCTGGAGTCTTTCACAAAGGTTGAGAAGATTGAGGATTCAGAAACAAAGTTTACATGTGAAAAATGTAAGGAACAAGTCTCCATTGAGAAGCAGCTTGTGCTGGATAAGGCCCCTTCTGTTGCTGCCCTTCATTTGAAGAGATTCAAAACTGATGGTTCTCTTGTTGAGAAGATTGACAAATATGTTTCATTTCCACTGGAATTGGACCTGCATGCTTATGCTGATAACAACCAAAGTGATAAT GAAGAAATGAAGTACGATCTTTATGCAGTTATAAGGCATGTAGGATTTTCATACTCTTCTGGGCACTATTACAGCTTTATTCGCTCTGCTCCAAATGAGTGGTACAAATTTGACGACTCAAAG GTTATTCAGGTTGGAGAAGATTTTATTTTGTCGCAGGAAGCATATGTTCTGTTTTATGCAAAGAGGGGCACTCCGTGGTTTTCAGATTTTATTGAAGTGCAAAAGCCCTTTATAGATCCGTCCATACTGAACACCTCTCCCAAGTCAGTTTTAGATAATACAAATGCTGTCTGTGTTACTTCTCCGCGTCTGCCAAATCCCCGGGCTTTATGTGTCAAAGGTTCCCATGATGCTGCAAGTGAGTCATCTCCCAATTCTCTCAACAAGGTTCAGGATAGTGACGGAAAGGAAAATGTGCAGACGAGGTCTGCTCCTGGACCACATGGTGCAAGTAACATTTTGCATCCCAAGTCACCTGAAGTGGATAAAGTGTCTTTTCCTTCAATACTCAAAGAAGACTGCAGTACTCTGGACCCCGGTGCACCCAGCAGACCTATATTTATCACACCCAAAACGCCATCTAGATCTCCGAGCCCAGAGATATATCGGGAAGATCCCCCAG AAAATGATTACCATATTCCCCGTCCTCATCTAAGAACGGCAGACCGGGTTTCTTGCAAAAAGCAACTGCAGAAGGAGCTAGAGCAGAATATGGAAAGAAAGCAGGCGTGTACCCTGATAAAGAAAAGCATGCGGGGGTCTAGAGCCCAGCAATTACTAGCTGCAATGGCGGGGTCACAAAGTGAAAGTTCTGTTaacaagaaaaggagaagagtGGATGTATCTCCAAGTAGAGATGATAGTAGTTCCACCAGTCGCCGGAGGTCTAGCCTTGGCTCTGTGTTTCGTACTGTAATGACTGGCAGCCTGAGATGA
- the LOC142177510 gene encoding uncharacterized protein LOC142177510: MEAMATNIEENNFCKKTPDQDFNFQQTLMGSSNVPKHVLIVMDALKEFSIEPLEWTLKNVALKSCCTVTILGMMPWLNIPLSAKTWSDIWSVDFEELPKIREKRDQWRSEYAKYHKVQYLIDLCEKYGVEPKIRTEMGHPLKFLVVDLITSLRANLIVFDRHHDKKNIEYYAEKVPYDMVVISEDGEVDMIKGRSQKKIKAAEETSGESPASIVPATKPMISGQIINFFKPKCVKT; this comes from the exons atggAGGCTATGGCTACTAATATAGAAGAGAACAACTTCTGTAAGAAAACACCAGATCAAGATTTCAACTTTCAACAGACACTCATGGGGTCATCAAATGTTCCTAAACATGTGCTTATAGTTATGGATGCATTAAAAGAATTCTCCATTGAACCTCTTGAATGGACTCTCAAGAATGTTGCCTTGAAATCATGCTGCACTGTTACTATTCTTGGCATGATGCCTTGGCTCAATATTCCTC TCTCCGCGAAGACATGGTCGGACATCTGGAGTGTGGATTTTGAAGAACTTCCAAAAATTAGAGAAAAAAGGGACCAGTGGAGAAGTGAGTATGCTAAGTATCACAAAGTTCAGTATTTAATTGACCTTTGCGAAAAATATGGG GTAGAACCAAAAATCAGAACTGAGATGGGCCATCCACTGAAATTCCTCGTGGTTGATTTGATCACTAGCCTTCGAGCAAACCTAATAGTATTCGACAG GCACCACGACAAGAAGAATATAGAATACTATGCAGAGAAAGTTCCATATGACATGGTAGTAATAAGCGAAGATGGTGAGGTGGATATGATCAAAGGAAGGTCTCAGAAAAAGATCAAAGCTGCAGAAGAAACTTCAGGAGAATCCCCTGCTTCAATTGTCCCAGCCACAAAACCGATGATTTCCGgacaaataataaattttttcaAGCCAAAGTGCGTGAAAACCTGA